The following proteins come from a genomic window of Gimesia chilikensis:
- a CDS encoding recombinase family protein gives MLKTKFGLNPNPHVVIYARMSSSKQNPRSPEQQITTIKDTLKRLGLNWQVVAVYRDDAISGRYFRKRPGFQKMLRELKSGVLRADYVLVDTFERLSRSENNAEIRRMLLKAGTLVLTADSQFADPNSVSGRALSFMEAYRASEECRTKAHNVLRGKKDAIREGKWPGSSPPFGFYLKNVMVIRHGDEELDHRILVPIPELKWIVEFIFTLSAQENFGPVRICKKLNSHPDIPSHLKPFTEATVASILRNELYYGEMVWGKNCTGIEDDVRVKQSIPEEEWVVNSEFCEPIISKELWQQSMQMIESRRRRVTAPDPDADHSGLRPRGVALKYPLSGLVVCSSCGRAMVSSASSAYTTKAGEVRNYASYGCPGYRSGACDNDRRVPESWLRETVIQLVKDRLFPQ, from the coding sequence ATGTTAAAAACTAAGTTTGGTTTGAACCCAAACCCTCATGTAGTCATTTATGCTCGAATGTCGAGTAGCAAGCAAAACCCAAGAAGTCCGGAACAACAGATCACTACGATTAAGGACACACTAAAACGTTTGGGGCTGAACTGGCAGGTAGTCGCCGTGTATCGGGACGATGCCATCTCGGGTCGTTACTTTCGTAAGCGACCAGGATTTCAAAAGATGCTTCGGGAGCTAAAGTCAGGCGTTCTACGGGCTGATTATGTTCTTGTTGACACCTTCGAACGACTGTCTCGCTCTGAAAACAACGCTGAGATTCGTCGTATGTTGCTCAAGGCAGGAACGCTTGTCTTAACAGCAGATAGTCAATTTGCAGATCCGAATAGCGTGTCAGGTCGGGCATTGTCATTCATGGAGGCTTATCGTGCGTCTGAAGAATGTCGAACTAAAGCACATAATGTCTTACGCGGTAAAAAAGACGCCATTCGAGAAGGGAAATGGCCCGGTAGTTCTCCACCATTCGGATTCTATCTGAAGAATGTCATGGTGATCCGACATGGTGATGAAGAATTGGATCACCGGATTCTGGTACCGATCCCGGAGTTGAAGTGGATTGTCGAGTTTATTTTTACCTTATCTGCACAGGAAAACTTTGGTCCCGTCCGCATCTGTAAAAAACTCAATAGCCATCCGGATATTCCGAGTCATCTGAAACCTTTCACGGAAGCCACAGTCGCCAGCATACTTCGCAATGAACTGTATTATGGTGAAATGGTCTGGGGTAAAAACTGTACAGGGATTGAGGATGACGTAAGAGTCAAGCAGAGCATTCCAGAGGAAGAATGGGTAGTAAACTCGGAGTTCTGCGAACCCATCATTTCGAAAGAATTATGGCAGCAATCGATGCAGATGATTGAGTCACGTCGCCGAAGAGTGACAGCCCCTGATCCGGATGCCGATCATTCTGGGCTCCGCCCCCGCGGAGTGGCGCTGAAGTACCCGCTATCTGGACTGGTCGTCTGCTCTTCCTGCGGACGAGCCATGGTTTCATCGGCCAGTTCTGCTTATACGACCAAAGCCGGTGAGGTTCGAAATTATGCTTCCTACGGTTGTCCAGGTTATCGTTCTGGAGCCTGCGACAACGATCGTCGGGTTCCTGAATCCTGGCTGAGGGAAACCGTAATTCAACTCGTGAAGGACAGGCTGTTCCCTCAATAA
- a CDS encoding tyrosine-type recombinase/integrase gives MPSGFRNPFQGKFRQTESVAPDLFGEPDITVPMAVEFLKTCDSYQLQLFALLIFYGLRASEPCFLFRDNLTSDGWLKVVCLPQISYRTKGRRDKRLPLLEPIRILFEKQPRHTEAGLLLHRRSVWEGIEKSPLVSYSLDEITKEYTRRCRKSTNLSAEQGIQIRDQLLQEAGGLKYDHIENEFHRLADQLSWPAEATLKDFRHLFSTAMMNAGMPEYYRKYLMGHAVSKSAISTYTHLDQLREHYLEAAQRQFLPLIEVFTRRSNELVSAA, from the coding sequence ATGCCTTCAGGATTCCGAAATCCTTTCCAGGGAAAGTTCAGACAAACTGAGTCAGTCGCACCGGACTTGTTTGGTGAGCCCGACATCACAGTCCCCATGGCAGTGGAATTTCTGAAAACATGTGACAGCTATCAGCTTCAACTGTTCGCCCTGTTGATATTTTATGGCCTGAGGGCTTCCGAACCCTGTTTTCTTTTCCGGGATAACCTGACCTCAGATGGCTGGTTGAAAGTGGTCTGCCTGCCCCAGATCAGTTACAGGACCAAGGGGAGGCGGGATAAGCGGTTACCTTTGCTGGAGCCTATTCGGATATTATTTGAGAAGCAACCCCGCCACACGGAAGCAGGGCTGTTACTTCACCGCCGTAGCGTGTGGGAAGGAATTGAAAAATCACCTTTGGTGAGTTATTCCCTGGATGAGATCACCAAGGAGTATACCCGTCGTTGTAGAAAAAGCACGAATCTTAGTGCAGAGCAGGGGATACAGATTCGAGATCAGCTACTCCAGGAAGCGGGTGGACTGAAATACGATCATATTGAAAACGAATTTCATCGCCTGGCTGACCAGTTATCCTGGCCAGCCGAGGCGACGCTTAAAGATTTTCGCCATCTGTTCAGCACAGCTATGATGAACGCCGGGATGCCAGAATACTACCGTAAATACTTGATGGGCCATGCCGTCAGCAAGTCTGCAATCAGCACTTACACCCACCTGGACCAGTTACGGGAACATTATCTGGAAGCCGCTCAAAGACAGTTCCTGCCCTTGATCGAAGTTTTCACCAGGCGCAGTAATGAGCTGGTTTCAGCAGCTTAA